One segment of Gloeomargarita sp. SRBZ-1_bins_9 DNA contains the following:
- the gshB gene encoding glutathione synthase codes for MKLAFVIDPLEKLDPGHDSTVALMEAANQRGHEVWVTTIDQLTVQGGQTWAWLWPVQIQPVRIRQGRYEIPQPWYRLGEPAYLALGEMAAVWMRKDPPVDTAYLWATYLLDYVPPTTMVINRPSALRAANEKMYALRFAHLLPPTLVTSQLALIRKFLARYGPAVLKPLGGKAGEGILYLDPADRNLASLVELSTAGGRLPVMVQMYLPAIRQGDKRVILLDGEPIGAVNRIPTGHDFRGNMAVGGQAVAAEITDRDREIAAGLQPVLQAAGLYLVGIDVIGGFLTEINVTSPTGIREIDRLSGTQLGQVVMAWLEEKCLGTGKSPTPVTGL; via the coding sequence ATGAAATTGGCCTTTGTGATTGACCCCCTGGAGAAGTTGGACCCAGGCCATGACTCAACGGTGGCCTTAATGGAGGCAGCCAACCAACGGGGGCATGAGGTCTGGGTCACCACCATTGACCAACTCACTGTGCAGGGGGGACAAACCTGGGCCTGGCTATGGCCGGTTCAGATACAACCGGTGCGCATCCGGCAGGGACGCTATGAGATTCCCCAACCCTGGTATCGCCTGGGGGAACCGGCCTATTTGGCTTTGGGGGAAATGGCTGCGGTGTGGATGCGTAAAGACCCGCCAGTGGATACGGCCTATCTGTGGGCGACGTACCTGCTCGACTACGTGCCCCCTACCACCATGGTGATCAATCGGCCCAGCGCCTTGCGGGCAGCTAACGAAAAAATGTACGCCCTGCGCTTTGCCCACCTGCTGCCCCCTACCCTGGTCACCAGTCAACTGGCCCTGATCCGCAAATTTCTGGCGCGTTATGGGCCGGCGGTCCTCAAACCCCTGGGGGGCAAGGCGGGGGAAGGCATCCTGTATTTGGACCCGGCGGACCGCAACCTGGCATCGCTGGTGGAATTGAGTACGGCGGGGGGTCGGTTGCCGGTGATGGTGCAAATGTACTTGCCGGCGATTCGCCAGGGGGATAAACGGGTTATTTTGCTCGACGGGGAACCCATCGGCGCCGTGAACCGCATCCCTACCGGTCATGACTTTCGCGGCAATATGGCAGTTGGCGGTCAAGCCGTGGCGGCCGAGATCACCGACAGGGACCGGGAAATTGCGGCCGGTTTGCAACCGGTTTTGCAAGCAGCGGGATTGTATTTGGTGGGGATTGATGTGATTGGCGGTTTCTTAACGGAAATTAACGTCACCAGCCCTACGGGCATCCGTGAAATTGACCGGCTCAGCGGCACCCAGTTGGGGCAGGTGGTGATGGCCTGGCTGGAGGAAAAATGTTTAGGGACGGGGAAAAGTCCTACCCCTGTAACAGGGCTTTGA
- a CDS encoding endonuclease MutS2, whose protein sequence is MGNSLEIHRETLELLEWPRLCEHLATFAQTKTGQRAARHWQPVTDQATALHLLAETQALDTLAERGVRLDLTKVEDVLPTLERAERGGVLSGHELLSLAYLCQTARQVRRQIAGQRDIPVLQDLVDPWRTHPDLEQQIFHCIDDGGEVTDRASPALAQARQQCRYTEERIRQTLQQLMHKHPQALQEPLITQRHDRYVLPIKASHKDAIPGLVHDTSASGATYYIEPQSLVPLNNEWRIQQQRVQELAEAVRRELSHQVAAVADDLRLLAEGLTRLDVAYARCHYSRWLKGHPPVLGEAVQLRQVRHPLLVWQAQHEAGRPVVPIDILIPAEVRVVVITGPNTGGKTVTLKTLGLVALMAQAGLYVPAAAPAQLPWFDQVLADIGDEQSLSQNLSTFSGHITRINRILQAATPTSLVLLDEIGAGTDPTEGTALARAILETCAERVRLTLATSHYGELKLLKYRDPRFENVSVAFDEVTLAPTYHLLWGIPGRSQALQIARRLGVDPTILERAASYLHSHHRELNDLLQQIEQHRQEQVAKNQAAADLLAQAEQLYQQIRQQAQELRRQKQALAEQHTQAVEAAIAQAKQEIAQVIQRLKGRRVTPQQAHRASATLGEIQRRHQPSPQTITVGFNPQIGQPVRVLGQVGQVLSLPDADGKMTVRLGQLRVTVNAKDVTSLDGQPVALPSPPPVQTPDNTIDLRGLRVEQVPDQLNQRLHGGQRAWWIIHGQGSGRLRQAVQTYLAQHPHIQRWETPDPTTTVAYWRP, encoded by the coding sequence ATGGGGAACAGTCTGGAGATTCACCGCGAGACGCTGGAGTTGCTGGAATGGCCGCGCCTGTGTGAACACCTAGCCACTTTTGCCCAAACCAAAACTGGACAGCGGGCCGCCCGTCATTGGCAACCGGTAACCGACCAGGCCACCGCCCTGCACCTACTGGCGGAAACCCAGGCCCTAGACACTCTGGCGGAACGGGGGGTGCGCCTGGATTTGACCAAGGTGGAGGATGTTCTCCCGACCTTGGAACGGGCTGAGCGGGGGGGGGTGCTCAGTGGCCACGAACTGCTGTCTCTGGCTTACTTGTGTCAAACGGCCCGGCAGGTGCGGCGGCAGATTGCTGGGCAGCGGGACATCCCGGTTTTACAAGATCTAGTGGACCCCTGGCGCACCCATCCTGATCTGGAGCAACAGATTTTCCACTGCATTGACGACGGGGGAGAGGTGACCGACCGGGCCAGTCCCGCCCTAGCCCAAGCCCGCCAGCAATGCCGGTACACGGAAGAACGCATCCGGCAAACCCTGCAACAGCTCATGCACAAACACCCCCAGGCACTCCAGGAACCCCTGATCACCCAGCGCCACGACCGGTATGTATTGCCCATCAAAGCCAGCCACAAGGACGCCATCCCCGGTCTGGTCCACGATACCTCGGCGTCAGGGGCCACCTACTATATCGAACCCCAGAGCTTAGTTCCCTTGAACAACGAGTGGCGCATCCAGCAGCAACGGGTGCAGGAACTAGCCGAGGCCGTGCGGCGGGAATTGAGCCATCAGGTGGCTGCCGTTGCCGATGACCTGCGTCTGTTGGCCGAGGGGTTAACCCGTCTGGATGTGGCCTATGCCCGGTGTCACTACAGTCGCTGGCTAAAGGGCCATCCCCCGGTCTTGGGCGAGGCGGTGCAACTGCGCCAGGTGCGTCATCCCCTGCTAGTGTGGCAGGCCCAGCACGAAGCGGGTCGGCCCGTGGTCCCCATTGATATCCTGATCCCGGCAGAGGTGCGGGTGGTGGTGATCACCGGCCCCAACACCGGTGGCAAAACCGTCACCCTAAAGACCTTGGGACTGGTCGCGCTCATGGCCCAGGCAGGCCTTTATGTCCCGGCGGCGGCTCCGGCGCAACTGCCCTGGTTTGACCAAGTCCTGGCCGACATCGGCGACGAGCAATCCCTCAGCCAGAATCTCTCCACCTTTTCCGGCCACATCACCCGCATCAACCGCATCCTCCAGGCGGCCACCCCCACCTCCCTGGTGCTGTTGGACGAAATTGGCGCCGGCACCGACCCCACCGAGGGTACGGCCTTGGCCCGGGCGATTCTAGAAACCTGCGCCGAGCGGGTTCGTTTGACCTTAGCCACCTCCCACTACGGCGAACTGAAGCTGCTCAAATACCGCGACCCCCGTTTTGAGAACGTTTCCGTGGCCTTTGATGAAGTCACCCTAGCCCCGACGTACCATCTGCTCTGGGGCATTCCCGGCCGGTCCCAGGCCCTCCAGATTGCCCGACGGCTCGGCGTGGACCCCACTATTCTGGAGCGGGCGGCATCCTACCTGCACAGCCACCACCGGGAACTCAACGACCTCCTCCAACAAATCGAGCAACACCGTCAGGAACAGGTGGCGAAAAATCAAGCTGCCGCTGACCTCCTGGCCCAGGCGGAACAGCTCTATCAGCAAATCCGGCAACAGGCCCAGGAACTCCGGCGGCAAAAACAGGCCCTCGCCGAACAGCATACCCAAGCGGTGGAGGCAGCCATTGCCCAAGCCAAGCAGGAAATTGCCCAAGTGATTCAAAGGCTCAAGGGTCGGCGAGTAACCCCCCAGCAAGCCCACCGAGCCAGCGCCACCCTGGGCGAGATTCAAAGACGCCATCAACCCTCCCCTCAAACCATTACCGTCGGCTTTAACCCCCAAATTGGGCAGCCAGTGCGGGTACTGGGGCAAGTGGGGCAAGTGCTCAGCCTACCGGATGCGGACGGCAAGATGACGGTGCGTTTGGGACAACTGCGGGTGACCGTCAACGCCAAGGATGTGACCTCTTTAGACGGACAACCCGTGGCCCTACCCTCACCGCCACCGGTGCAAACGCCGGACAACACCATTGACCTGCGGGGGCTGCGGGTGGAACAAGTCCCCGACCAACTGAACCAGCGGCTCCATGGGGGGCAACGGGCCTGGTGGATTATCCATGGCCAAGGCAGCGGGCGACTCCGGCAAGCGGTCCAGACCTATCTAGCACAGCACCCCCACATCCAACGCTGGGAAACGCCTGACCCCACCACCACCGTCGCCTATTGGCGCCCATGA
- the tilS gene encoding tRNA lysidine(34) synthetase TilS, translating into MNLQRRVQRFLRQSHALPAQSRVLVAVSGGQDSLCLLDVLHHLRPRWGWVLGVAHCDHGWRPDSTANAQYVGELAQRYGYPFHLVQATDLPQQEAAARQWRYQALVQIAQQHQYTYIATGHTASDRVETFLFNLWRGSGLSGLVALVPIRPLTPGIQLVRPLWDITREETAAYCQHQGLTIWPDSTNQTLQHRRNRIRHELIPYLRRHFNPQIERQLLQTLDILTAEQQFWQQWVNQVWPQLYDPQRQALNRRKLAQLPLAGQRHILRVFLQKQLGRPVTFYHIEQVRHLVTAGHRSQTAPLPGGKRVMVQRDVFVMTD; encoded by the coding sequence ATGAACCTGCAGCGACGGGTGCAGCGATTTCTCCGGCAATCCCACGCCCTACCCGCCCAAAGCCGCGTGCTAGTGGCCGTCTCCGGTGGGCAAGATTCCCTATGTCTCTTAGATGTGCTGCACCATTTGCGTCCCCGCTGGGGCTGGGTGCTGGGGGTAGCCCACTGCGACCACGGCTGGCGCCCCGATAGCACTGCCAACGCCCAGTACGTCGGGGAATTAGCGCAACGCTACGGCTACCCGTTTCACCTGGTGCAAGCCACCGACTTACCCCAGCAGGAAGCCGCCGCCCGCCAATGGCGCTACCAGGCCCTGGTGCAGATCGCCCAACAACACCAGTACACCTACATCGCCACCGGCCATACCGCCAGCGACCGAGTGGAAACATTTTTGTTTAACCTGTGGCGGGGCAGTGGGCTGAGCGGGTTGGTGGCCCTGGTTCCCATACGGCCATTAACGCCCGGCATTCAGTTGGTCCGGCCCCTGTGGGACATCACGCGGGAAGAAACCGCCGCCTATTGCCAGCACCAGGGGTTAACCATCTGGCCCGATAGCACGAATCAAACCCTCCAGCACCGACGCAACCGCATTCGCCATGAGCTAATCCCTTACCTACGCCGCCATTTCAACCCCCAAATCGAGCGACAGCTGCTGCAAACCCTCGACATCCTCACCGCCGAACAGCAGTTTTGGCAACAGTGGGTCAACCAGGTCTGGCCCCAGCTCTACGACCCCCAGCGGCAAGCCCTAAACCGACGAAAATTGGCACAGTTGCCCTTGGCCGGCCAACGGCATATCTTGCGGGTTTTTCTGCAAAAACAACTGGGTCGCCCCGTGACCTTTTACCACATCGAGCAGGTGCGACACCTGGTAACCGCAGGCCACCGCTCCCAAACCGCTCCCCTCCCCGGAGGCAAACGGGTAATGGTGCAAAGGGACGTTTTCGTGATGACCGATTAA
- a CDS encoding AarF/ABC1/UbiB kinase family protein — MSKRGGIDHLRRYDPKVIAAYYRWRFWRVWGRLIQVGWAMAQFLAALGWDRLTGREVQNRPQRAAQLRQLITHLGPTFIKVGQALSTRPDLVRRDYLEELTLLQDQLPSFPNAVAYQIIESELGRPVSEIYEELSPEPVAAASLGQVYRGRLRTGEEVAVKVQRPGLIPILTLDLYILRELAHWLQPWLPIHMKDDLRSIVDEFGRKLFEEIDYLHEACNAEKFADNFRDDPTIKVPKIYWAYSNHRVLTLEWIHGYKLTDAEVVKKVGIEMHQFVQIGVRAGLRQLLEFGFFHADPHPGNLFLTTDGKLAYIDFGMMDQLTQEAKEQIADALVHLVNRDYVELAKDFVRLGFLPPDTDITPIVPALENLWQHAVGTQLRDFRFKQATDEFSDLMYRYPFRVPAHFALIIRSLVTQEGIAMTLDPNFRIVDAAYPYVAQRLLTGETPAFRRRLMEVLFKDNRFQWQRLESLLAVAQEAGDLNLQPLLGPALRYLLSEEGRFLRTQLVLALTEDDRLHLEEVGRLWRLVQGYLRPRVLWESLLLNGHQRSANGQPTPQTPSTQSNTPLSL; from the coding sequence ATGAGCAAGCGGGGCGGGATTGATCACCTGCGACGGTATGACCCCAAGGTGATTGCAGCTTACTACCGGTGGCGCTTCTGGCGGGTCTGGGGGCGGTTGATCCAGGTGGGGTGGGCCATGGCCCAGTTTCTGGCGGCGCTGGGGTGGGACCGTCTCACGGGGCGAGAAGTCCAAAATCGGCCCCAGCGGGCGGCGCAACTGCGGCAATTGATTACCCACTTGGGGCCAACCTTCATCAAAGTGGGGCAAGCCCTGTCCACCCGGCCTGACCTGGTGCGGCGGGATTATCTGGAGGAACTAACGTTACTGCAGGACCAGTTGCCATCCTTTCCCAACGCCGTCGCCTACCAAATTATCGAGAGCGAACTGGGACGGCCCGTGTCGGAAATCTACGAAGAGTTATCGCCGGAACCGGTGGCGGCGGCCAGTTTGGGGCAGGTCTATCGGGGGCGCCTGCGCACGGGGGAAGAGGTAGCGGTCAAGGTGCAGCGACCGGGCCTGATCCCCATTCTCACCCTGGACCTGTATATCCTGCGGGAGCTGGCCCACTGGTTGCAGCCCTGGTTACCCATTCACATGAAGGACGATTTGCGCTCCATTGTGGATGAATTTGGCCGTAAGTTGTTTGAGGAAATTGATTACCTGCACGAGGCCTGTAATGCGGAAAAATTTGCCGACAATTTTCGGGATGACCCGACGATTAAAGTCCCGAAAATTTACTGGGCCTATAGTAACCACCGGGTGTTGACCCTGGAGTGGATTCACGGTTATAAACTCACCGATGCGGAGGTGGTGAAAAAAGTTGGGATCGAAATGCACCAGTTCGTGCAAATTGGGGTGCGGGCGGGACTACGGCAGTTGTTGGAGTTCGGCTTTTTCCACGCTGACCCCCACCCGGGCAATTTATTTCTCACCACCGACGGCAAATTGGCCTACATTGACTTTGGTATGATGGACCAGTTGACCCAGGAGGCGAAGGAACAAATTGCCGATGCCCTGGTGCATCTGGTCAACCGGGATTACGTGGAATTGGCCAAGGATTTTGTAAGGCTAGGATTTTTGCCACCGGATACGGACATCACCCCCATCGTGCCGGCCCTGGAAAACCTGTGGCAGCATGCGGTAGGGACCCAACTGCGGGATTTTCGCTTCAAGCAGGCCACGGATGAGTTTTCCGATTTAATGTATCGCTACCCCTTTCGGGTGCCGGCCCATTTTGCCTTGATCATTCGCTCCCTGGTGACCCAAGAGGGGATAGCCATGACCTTGGACCCGAATTTTCGCATTGTGGATGCGGCCTATCCCTATGTGGCCCAGCGTTTGCTCACCGGGGAAACTCCGGCCTTCCGGCGGCGGCTGATGGAGGTCTTATTCAAGGACAATCGGTTCCAATGGCAGCGGCTGGAAAGTTTACTCGCGGTGGCCCAAGAAGCGGGGGACCTCAACCTGCAACCCCTGTTGGGACCGGCGCTGCGTTACTTGTTGTCGGAAGAGGGGCGATTTTTGCGAACCCAGCTGGTTTTGGCCCTGACGGAAGATGACCGGTTGCACCTGGAGGAGGTGGGGCGGCTGTGGCGTCTAGTGCAGGGATACCTCCGGCCAAGGGTACTGTGGGAATCGCTGCTGCTTAATGGCCACCAGCGGTCTGCCAATGGGCAACCTACGCCCCAGACCCCCAGCACCCAGTCAAACACCCCCCTTTCTCTCTGA
- a CDS encoding response regulator, translating to MGTVLVVEDSVPQREMIVGLLRDNGLTVMAASNGSEALECLKQAIPQLVITDVVMPVMNGYELIRQLRKPESATAEVPILVCSSKGEPFDEQWAKRQGATDYIVKPFEPQQLLAKVKALLQG from the coding sequence ATGGGAACGGTTCTAGTGGTTGAAGACAGCGTCCCCCAGCGAGAGATGATCGTAGGTTTGTTGCGGGACAACGGCTTAACTGTCATGGCCGCCAGTAACGGGAGTGAAGCCCTCGAGTGCCTTAAGCAAGCTATCCCCCAGTTGGTGATTACCGATGTGGTGATGCCGGTCATGAATGGCTATGAATTGATCCGCCAGTTGCGTAAGCCCGAATCGGCGACGGCGGAGGTGCCCATTTTGGTCTGTTCGTCGAAGGGGGAACCCTTTGATGAGCAATGGGCCAAGCGGCAGGGGGCAACGGATTATATCGTCAAGCCCTTTGAACCCCAGCAATTGCTCGCCAAAGTCAAAGCCCTGTTACAGGGGTAG
- a CDS encoding sodium:solute symporter family protein — MTVADWVVVGLYLVGSLAVGLYLARRGSRNLEEFFVSGRALPWWLAGTSMAATTFSIDTPLYVCGLVAKRGVAGNWEWWSFALTHVVLIYLFARLWRRAAIITDAELTELRYGGRGAALLRATKAFLFAVPLNCIGMGYGILAAVKVMDGLDIWTSLGIDPGPQGKLWSVIALSLLVLVYAGVAGLWGVVVTDLLQFVLALAGAVVVAVAALQRVGGMAQVVTHFQGTAMLQLWPWGEQAGLSASTLLAYVFVQWWAFRRSDGGGEFIQRLAATRNEQEAERAAWWFNLLHYVVRTWPWVIVALVARMLYPDLPDPELGYPRLMRDFLPPVLLGLVVASLLAAFMSTMSTLINWGASYLTWDLYQRFLRPQASQAELVAVGQLSSVLVTALAGLAAFYAQEVTTVFRLVIAMGTGPGLVLILRWFWWRINAAAEWTALVAGLGIGLGTTVAPLIRIEDFGWRLLVTTGLTALAWSVVMYCTPPEREETLNAFYRRIRPGGPGWRRQREATGLPPLQDLGWDVQRTLAGVGLLLGTLLGMGGVLLWQPITGWTCWSLAVLSGWWLHRLQRRGQPQKQ; from the coding sequence GTGACCGTTGCCGATTGGGTGGTTGTGGGGCTTTATCTGGTGGGCAGTCTGGCGGTAGGGCTGTACCTGGCGCGCCGGGGCAGCCGCAACCTGGAGGAGTTTTTTGTGTCGGGGCGGGCACTGCCCTGGTGGCTAGCCGGTACCAGCATGGCGGCCACGACCTTTTCCATCGATACCCCCCTGTACGTATGCGGTTTGGTGGCCAAACGGGGCGTGGCAGGCAACTGGGAATGGTGGAGTTTCGCCTTGACCCACGTGGTGCTGATTTACCTGTTTGCGCGGCTGTGGCGGCGGGCGGCAATCATCACCGATGCGGAATTGACGGAACTGCGCTATGGGGGTAGGGGGGCAGCGCTTTTACGGGCTACTAAGGCGTTTTTGTTTGCGGTGCCTCTGAACTGTATCGGCATGGGCTACGGGATCCTGGCGGCTGTCAAGGTTATGGATGGGCTGGATATCTGGACCAGCTTGGGGATAGACCCGGGACCCCAGGGCAAGCTGTGGAGCGTGATAGCCCTCAGCCTCCTGGTGCTGGTGTACGCCGGGGTGGCGGGTCTGTGGGGGGTGGTGGTGACGGATTTGCTGCAGTTTGTCTTGGCCCTGGCGGGAGCGGTGGTGGTGGCGGTGGCGGCGCTGCAACGGGTAGGGGGCATGGCCCAAGTAGTGACCCATTTCCAGGGCACGGCCATGTTGCAGCTCTGGCCCTGGGGGGAACAGGCCGGACTGTCCGCCAGCACCTTGTTGGCCTATGTCTTTGTGCAGTGGTGGGCTTTCCGACGCAGCGACGGTGGGGGAGAATTCATCCAACGCCTGGCCGCCACCCGCAATGAACAGGAAGCCGAACGGGCCGCCTGGTGGTTTAACTTGCTGCATTATGTGGTGCGCACCTGGCCCTGGGTGATCGTGGCCCTGGTGGCTCGCATGCTCTACCCGGATTTGCCGGACCCGGAGTTGGGTTACCCCCGCCTGATGCGGGATTTCCTGCCGCCGGTGCTGTTGGGACTGGTGGTGGCCTCCCTGCTGGCGGCGTTTATGAGCACCATGTCCACCCTGATTAACTGGGGGGCGTCCTACCTGACCTGGGATTTGTACCAGCGCTTTCTTCGCCCCCAGGCCAGCCAGGCGGAATTGGTGGCGGTCGGGCAGCTCTCGTCGGTGCTGGTGACGGCGTTGGCGGGGTTGGCGGCATTTTATGCCCAGGAGGTGACGACGGTGTTTCGCCTGGTGATTGCCATGGGTACGGGGCCGGGTTTGGTGCTCATCCTGCGCTGGTTTTGGTGGCGCATCAACGCGGCGGCGGAATGGACGGCCCTGGTGGCGGGCTTAGGGATTGGCCTGGGAACAACGGTGGCGCCCCTTATCCGCATCGAAGATTTTGGCTGGCGATTGCTGGTCACCACGGGGTTAACGGCCCTGGCCTGGTCGGTGGTGATGTACTGCACGCCCCCGGAAAGGGAAGAGACCTTAAATGCCTTCTACCGCCGGATTCGCCCTGGGGGACCGGGATGGCGGCGACAACGGGAAGCAACGGGATTGCCCCCTTTACAGGACTTGGGCTGGGATGTGCAACGCACCCTCGCCGGGGTGGGTCTGCTCCTGGGGACGCTCCTGGGGATGGGGGGGGTCTTGCTCTGGCAACCGATAACCGGCTGGACCTGCTGGAGCCTGGCGGTGCTCTCCGGCTGGTGGCTGCATCGCCTGCAACGCCGGGGACAGCCCCAGAAACAATAG
- a CDS encoding 2Fe-2S iron-sulfur cluster-binding protein, which produces MTAVFPVEIRHRGQVFTIQAPADRTILDSAAAAGVELPSSCRAGICTTCAARLISGTVDQPDAMGLSPALVEQGFALLCVAYPRSPLVLETDQEETVYELQFGQFQKQKAAKS; this is translated from the coding sequence ATGACTGCGGTCTTTCCGGTTGAGATTCGCCATCGGGGACAGGTGTTTACCATCCAGGCGCCAGCCGACCGGACAATTTTGGATAGCGCTGCAGCTGCTGGCGTGGAGTTACCGTCCTCCTGTCGCGCCGGCATTTGTACGACTTGTGCAGCCCGCCTGATCAGCGGCACCGTGGATCAACCGGATGCCATGGGCTTAAGCCCGGCCCTGGTGGAACAGGGGTTTGCCTTGTTATGTGTGGCCTATCCCCGTTCACCCTTGGTGCTGGAAACGGACCAGGAAGAAACGGTTTACGAATTGCAGTTCGGCCAGTTTCAAAAACAAAAGGCAGCCAAGTCCTAG
- a CDS encoding response regulator, which yields MATVLVVEDQRTQREMMAETLARDGLQVIAAADGREALEKLKTIRPDVIVLDVVMPNMNGYELLREVRKRPELAKVPVVVCSVKGEQFDKHWAQRLGSNAYVVKPFEPQVLVGTVRSLLRASQQHGQGLHSV from the coding sequence ATGGCGACAGTATTGGTGGTGGAAGATCAGCGCACCCAGCGGGAAATGATGGCCGAAACCCTGGCGAGGGATGGCCTACAGGTGATTGCCGCAGCCGATGGCCGGGAAGCCCTGGAAAAGCTGAAGACGATTCGCCCGGACGTGATCGTTCTGGATGTGGTCATGCCCAATATGAATGGCTATGAGCTATTGCGGGAAGTCCGCAAGCGCCCCGAGCTCGCCAAGGTACCGGTGGTGGTGTGCAGCGTCAAGGGGGAACAGTTTGACAAACACTGGGCGCAGCGGTTGGGGTCTAATGCCTATGTCGTCAAGCCCTTTGAACCGCAGGTGTTGGTCGGCACGGTGCGCAGTCTGTTACGGGCCAGTCAACAGCACGGCCAGGGCCTCCATTCGGTGTAA
- the hmpF gene encoding pilus motility taxis protein HmpF, with protein MRYLAEIQRRTKTGFLGTTTSTELNVLAVQRGELWAMTTTTLTVASADEKRLENTYGNGALVIVETDSNNKILQIEDGKRHVLNILRQINQLQERVQRVEQESEEMQQSLMLQAQEFHRRQMELEERMAQVEQAEEALKDLEEQQRQLQAIQAEVEALQVEIQQKEAALRRAWEELQREREQWEANRAGILTHDMAQQIISCVDQLRQVPLVAGSLQRWHDLLVQQQQFLEQQHHWLDQAQAQVYALQERLQHLQPQWAEWYSQEAELLARERLVEHWQAESEQLRQRLQGLDQAVHDQEQTCRRLKHLVGAGALVDRGALMAMDLTELEKEVQEKEQAVQTLRDYLREQEEELRMQQEAIDEIRARIQHANDYERIDLETELESEQQSYQLLEASLQGQRETLAEREAIARAYRQILEQRLGHTPVKDQTSDLEPILEAAEQQWQRLSQERQVCQQQLQARQAQLHQLREQMQQEREAQSQRQQALAHQQQEWEQTQQQLEQLLGRIQAYQELLPPCQDHLRQLWACYHQVNQGIGQGQAPVVDELLGLIQQVLQG; from the coding sequence GTGCGGTATCTAGCGGAAATTCAGCGACGGACCAAGACCGGGTTTTTAGGGACGACGACCAGTACAGAGTTGAACGTTTTGGCAGTCCAACGGGGGGAACTGTGGGCCATGACCACCACCACCCTGACTGTGGCCTCTGCCGACGAAAAACGTCTGGAGAATACCTACGGCAACGGCGCTCTGGTGATTGTCGAGACCGATAGCAATAACAAGATACTACAAATAGAGGACGGCAAGCGGCATGTTCTGAACATTCTGCGCCAGATCAACCAACTGCAGGAGCGGGTGCAGCGGGTGGAGCAGGAGTCGGAGGAGATGCAGCAATCCCTCATGCTCCAGGCGCAGGAATTCCACCGGCGGCAGATGGAGCTAGAGGAGCGGATGGCCCAGGTGGAGCAAGCGGAGGAGGCGCTGAAGGATTTAGAGGAACAGCAACGTCAGCTACAGGCCATCCAGGCGGAGGTCGAGGCGCTGCAAGTAGAAATCCAGCAGAAGGAAGCAGCTCTGAGGCGGGCCTGGGAGGAACTCCAGCGGGAACGGGAGCAGTGGGAAGCCAACCGGGCGGGAATCCTCACCCACGACATGGCCCAGCAGATCATCAGTTGCGTTGACCAGTTACGCCAGGTGCCACTGGTTGCAGGCAGTCTCCAGCGTTGGCATGACCTCTTGGTGCAGCAGCAGCAGTTCCTCGAGCAGCAACACCATTGGCTCGACCAAGCTCAGGCCCAGGTATATGCCTTACAAGAACGGCTACAGCACCTGCAACCCCAATGGGCGGAATGGTACTCCCAGGAAGCCGAATTGCTGGCCCGGGAACGTTTAGTGGAACATTGGCAGGCGGAGAGCGAACAACTCCGGCAACGGTTGCAGGGGCTTGACCAGGCGGTCCATGACCAGGAACAGACCTGTAGACGACTCAAACATTTGGTAGGTGCCGGCGCCCTGGTGGATCGAGGGGCGTTGATGGCGATGGACTTAACGGAACTGGAAAAGGAAGTGCAAGAGAAGGAACAGGCGGTTCAAACACTCCGGGATTATTTGCGGGAGCAGGAAGAGGAGCTACGGATGCAACAGGAGGCGATTGATGAAATTCGCGCCAGGATTCAGCACGCCAATGACTACGAGCGCATTGACCTGGAAACTGAACTGGAAAGTGAGCAGCAGAGTTACCAACTTTTAGAGGCCTCTCTCCAGGGGCAGCGGGAAACCTTGGCGGAGCGGGAAGCGATCGCCCGCGCCTACCGACAGATTCTGGAACAACGCTTGGGACACACCCCGGTTAAGGACCAAACGTCGGACCTCGAACCTATCCTGGAGGCTGCAGAGCAACAGTGGCAACGCCTGAGTCAAGAGCGGCAGGTCTGTCAGCAGCAGCTTCAGGCCCGTCAGGCCCAGTTGCATCAATTGCGGGAACAGATGCAGCAGGAACGGGAGGCCCAGAGCCAGCGGCAGCAGGCCTTGGCCCACCAACAGCAGGAATGGGAGCAAACCCAGCAGCAACTGGAACAATTGCTGGGACGGATCCAGGCTTACCAGGAGTTATTGCCCCCCTGCCAGGACCACCTGCGTCAGCTCTGGGCGTGCTATCACCAGGTCAATCAGGGGATTGGGCAGGGTCAGGCCCCCGTTGTGGATGAATTACTGGGGCTGATACAGCAAGTCCTTCAGGGTTAA
- the grxC gene encoding glutaredoxin 3 yields the protein MKKVEIYTWRTCPFCLRAKALLDRKGIPYVEYAIDGDEQARQRMAERAGGRRTVPQIFINGQPIGGCEELYALERAGELDRLLQA from the coding sequence ATGAAGAAGGTGGAAATTTACACCTGGCGTACCTGCCCATTTTGCCTCCGGGCCAAGGCGCTGCTGGACCGCAAGGGGATTCCCTATGTCGAATACGCGATTGATGGGGATGAGCAGGCGCGGCAGCGGATGGCGGAGCGGGCCGGGGGTCGGCGTACGGTGCCCCAGATTTTTATCAATGGTCAGCCCATTGGCGGCTGTGAGGAACTGTACGCTCTAGAGCGGGCGGGGGAACTGGATCGGCTGTTGCAGGCATGA